CCGATGGCCCAGCTGTCGGTGGGTACTTCGTGGATCCAGACCTGGACGGCCTCGGCGGGGATCTTGAGCGAGTCGACGAAGGCGTCGGTGACGCGCTGGACCAGTTCGCGCTTGAGCTCGATGTCGCGGGGACCCTGCTGGATGGTGACGATCGGCATGACTGAACTCCCTTGTCTCCGGCGGCTTTCCGGTGGTTCCGGGCCGCTCACCGGCGTGACCTCAGTCCATCCGATCCGCGCCCCGCGACCAACAGGCAGAGTGCGCACGCAGCGATCAGGATGAGTGATCGTCGCTGGTCACGGCGGATTCGCAGGCCGCGAGGAGGAGATCGAGCGTGGCGGGCGGGATGTCCGTGCGT
The sequence above is drawn from the Streptomyces sp. NBC_01465 genome and encodes:
- the dmpI gene encoding 4-oxalocrotonate tautomerase DmpI, with amino-acid sequence MPIVTIQQGPRDIELKRELVQRVTDAFVDSLKIPAEAVQVWIHEVPTDSWAIGGTLTADKNTKK